A single window of Methylomarinum sp. Ch1-1 DNA harbors:
- a CDS encoding nonribosomal peptide synthetase MxaA, which yields MLMITACSGRIDEAVSHFSVQTPRPFGYVIGDEIGQRIEVEVRRGFSLQYSSLPAKGRVNRWLTLKNIKVKQMAGNHGLRYRIDLRYQIFYAPLEVKMLNLPGFQLQLRQGVNLVERTVPSWYFTVAPLRELAIRKQGNKQYMRPDASAPFIDTGPWRLGLLICLFTAALAGLSLSFVHGVFSGFPRRRIFKQAMTRLTRLGDDFPQDQFKVMHDALNQLNEATLFKHQLENFYRRHSSFKALHTELQWFFDASNRLHFSDQRHVDDQTVKRIRRLCRQCLNIERGVR from the coding sequence ATGCTGATGATCACTGCTTGTTCCGGCCGCATCGATGAGGCGGTCAGTCATTTTTCGGTGCAAACGCCGAGACCTTTCGGTTATGTAATCGGCGACGAAATCGGCCAGCGCATCGAAGTTGAGGTGCGCCGGGGATTCTCATTGCAGTACAGCAGCTTGCCGGCGAAAGGCAGGGTCAACCGCTGGCTAACTTTGAAAAATATCAAAGTCAAACAGATGGCGGGCAATCATGGCCTACGCTATCGCATCGATCTGCGTTATCAGATTTTCTACGCGCCGCTGGAAGTGAAGATGTTAAACCTGCCCGGTTTTCAATTGCAATTGCGGCAAGGAGTCAATCTGGTCGAAAGAACCGTCCCGTCCTGGTATTTTACCGTTGCGCCGCTACGGGAATTGGCGATACGTAAGCAAGGAAATAAGCAGTATATGCGACCGGATGCTTCGGCGCCGTTCATCGATACTGGACCGTGGCGGCTGGGCTTGCTGATCTGCCTGTTTACAGCCGCGCTGGCCGGACTATCTCTGAGCTTTGTGCATGGCGTATTTTCCGGTTTTCCACGGCGACGGATTTTCAAACAGGCCATGACGCGGCTGACGAGACTCGGCGATGACTTTCCTCAGGATCAATTCAAGGTGATGCATGATGCGTTGAATCAATTAAATGAAGCGACGCTATTCAAGCATCAATTGGAAAATTTCTATCGTCGCCACTCAAGCTTCAAGGCGCTACATACGGAGCTGCAATGGTTTTTCGATGCTTCCAATCGCTTGCATTTTTCCGATCAGCGACACGTCGATGACCAGACCGTGAAAAGAATTCGACGGCTGTGTCGGCAATGCCTCAACATTGAGCGAGGGGTGCGATGA
- a CDS encoding vWA domain-containing protein produces the protein MNLAVVYPWALTALALALLPLFNNGVSSHRYPDASVLPDDRLSELYSLLLKLVATAAMASLILGMAGLYRSEQWVERVGRGANIVMLFDRSSSMDHTFAGQAPGGGEESKASAAKHLLMELIKRRKNDRIGVAAYSTSPLYVMPLTENKEAVAAAISATDTPGLAYTNISKGLAMALSFFQEQTPESGSKIILLVSDGAAAIDADSERKLRQWIARQPIRLYWIFLRGKNNPGIFDKPEDPRDDNAQARPERYLHLFFKSLGIPYRAYQAESPSALQQAVAEIDRLENKPLHYRENIPREDLSGVCYAAAALLLSLLLGLKLCEARP, from the coding sequence ATGAATCTTGCCGTCGTTTATCCTTGGGCGCTCACCGCCCTGGCTTTGGCGTTATTGCCTTTGTTCAACAACGGTGTCAGTTCTCATCGTTATCCCGATGCTTCGGTCTTGCCCGACGACAGGCTTTCGGAGCTATATTCGCTGCTGCTCAAGTTAGTGGCGACGGCGGCGATGGCGTCGCTGATTCTGGGCATGGCCGGTCTTTATCGCAGCGAACAATGGGTCGAACGAGTGGGGCGCGGCGCTAATATCGTCATGCTATTCGATCGTAGCAGCAGCATGGATCATACCTTTGCCGGCCAGGCGCCGGGCGGTGGAGAGGAATCGAAGGCCAGCGCCGCTAAGCATCTGCTGATGGAATTAATCAAGCGCAGGAAAAATGACCGCATCGGAGTGGCCGCTTATAGCACCTCGCCGCTTTATGTGATGCCGCTGACCGAAAACAAGGAGGCGGTGGCGGCGGCGATTTCGGCAACGGATACTCCGGGACTGGCTTATACCAATATCAGCAAGGGTTTGGCGATGGCTTTATCGTTTTTTCAAGAACAAACGCCCGAGAGCGGTTCTAAGATCATCTTGCTGGTTTCCGATGGCGCCGCCGCGATCGATGCGGACAGTGAGCGTAAACTGCGACAATGGATCGCCCGCCAACCGATACGGTTGTACTGGATTTTTCTGCGCGGCAAGAACAATCCGGGGATTTTTGACAAACCGGAAGATCCGCGGGATGACAATGCCCAGGCCAGACCGGAACGTTACTTGCATTTATTTTTCAAGAGCCTCGGCATTCCCTACAGGGCTTACCAGGCGGAGAGTCCGAGTGCGCTGCAACAGGCCGTTGCCGAAATAGACCGGCTGGAAAATAAACCGCTGCATTATCGGGAAAACATCCCCAGAGAAGACTTGTCCGGAGTGTGTTATGCGGCTGCGGCGTTGTTACTGTCCCTGTTGCTGGGCTTGAAGCTGTGTGAGGCGAGACCATGA
- a CDS encoding MxaK protein, translating into MRMIVYYGSWALLILALLAGIYNAAALYRLERDNQLITRLNNDQDTAVERSRLASPPVKLAYAAYLKRHQRYDDALAVLSRMMGQGDESIRLASRYNLGNIYLSQAIDYATELRFDEAMALTGLAKNAYRKALSINSRYWDAKYNLEVAMRLLPEMERINVEDEQENEKKGKPWTTIPGFPRGLP; encoded by the coding sequence ATGAGAATGATCGTTTATTATGGAAGCTGGGCGTTGTTGATTTTGGCATTATTGGCTGGTATTTACAACGCAGCAGCCTTGTACCGGTTGGAGCGGGACAATCAGCTGATCACCCGCTTGAACAACGACCAGGACACAGCCGTAGAGCGCAGCCGGCTGGCTTCGCCGCCCGTTAAATTGGCCTATGCCGCTTATTTGAAACGACATCAACGATACGATGATGCATTGGCGGTGCTCAGCCGAATGATGGGGCAGGGCGATGAATCGATTAGATTGGCGAGCCGCTATAACCTCGGCAATATCTATTTAAGTCAGGCCATAGATTATGCCACCGAATTGCGTTTCGATGAAGCGATGGCGCTGACGGGCTTGGCTAAAAACGCCTATCGGAAGGCGCTGTCGATAAACAGTCGCTATTGGGATGCCAAATATAACCTGGAGGTGGCGATGCGTTTATTGCCGGAGATGGAGCGCATCAATGTCGAGGACGAGCAGGAAAATGAGAAAAAAGGCAAACCCTGGACTACTATTCCGGGATTTCCGCGGGGCTTGCCCTAA
- a CDS encoding vWA domain-containing protein: MLSKHLKKNLQDCRFIFLLLALAAMLALFIKPSMKHIAPVYNLTFIVDITRSMNARDYRLNGESVSRIEFIKHELRQLLFALPCQSKIGLGVFTDRQSALLFEPLEICSARYEIDRVLAALDWRMAWAADSRIGKGLHETVTMLMSRKTSIVFLTDGQEAPPVNPRYHTDFSDVKGKSQGMIVGVGGLNNVPIPKYDKEGKQVGIYSVDDVPHRSTFGIPSRLPADAGNYHARNAPFGGAKVIGDQHMSRLYEPHLQQLSREMGWSYHRLETLDKLVQALSEDFADTQMVSEDIRVYSAVAALFLLLLAYLPFDWASIFKTSGH; this comes from the coding sequence ATGCTAAGTAAGCATCTGAAAAAAAACCTTCAAGACTGCCGCTTTATCTTCTTGTTATTGGCATTGGCCGCGATGTTGGCGTTGTTTATCAAGCCGAGCATGAAACATATCGCTCCCGTTTATAATTTGACGTTTATCGTCGATATTACCCGCAGCATGAATGCGCGTGATTATCGACTGAACGGCGAATCGGTCAGTCGGATCGAGTTTATCAAGCATGAATTGCGTCAGTTGTTGTTTGCCTTACCGTGCCAGTCGAAAATCGGCTTGGGTGTTTTCACCGATCGCCAATCCGCTTTATTGTTCGAACCGTTGGAAATTTGTTCCGCCCGCTACGAAATCGATCGGGTGCTCGCCGCTTTAGACTGGCGCATGGCCTGGGCAGCCGACAGCCGTATCGGCAAAGGACTGCATGAAACGGTAACAATGTTGATGTCCCGTAAAACATCGATCGTGTTTTTGACCGATGGACAGGAAGCGCCGCCGGTCAATCCCCGCTACCACACCGATTTCAGCGACGTCAAAGGAAAATCCCAAGGCATGATCGTCGGCGTCGGGGGGCTGAACAATGTGCCGATACCGAAATACGATAAGGAAGGGAAACAAGTGGGGATCTACTCGGTCGATGACGTGCCTCATCGTTCCACCTTCGGCATCCCGAGCCGACTGCCTGCCGATGCCGGAAATTATCATGCTCGCAATGCGCCGTTTGGCGGAGCTAAAGTGATTGGCGATCAGCATATGAGTCGTTTATACGAACCGCATCTGCAACAGCTGAGCCGAGAAATGGGCTGGAGCTATCATCGTTTGGAAACGTTGGATAAATTGGTTCAAGCGTTGAGTGAGGATTTCGCCGACACGCAAATGGTCTCGGAAGATATTAGGGTTTATTCGGCTGTTGCCGCATTGTTTTTGCTTCTATTGGCGTATTTACCTTTTGATTGGGCAAGTATTTTTAAAACATCTGGTCATTAA
- a CDS encoding Lon protease family protein: protein MKKQALDANQLYKPCNVENFHFKSTEELEDVDIFLGQDRAIDSIQFGIRIDQRGYNVFALAPSGTGKLTTIQHLLNQEASEHPAPSDWCYVNNFSAQAKPNAIEFASGKGKEFQEDMEQLIDELSVAIPAAFDGDEYRSRTEEIEEAYRKRELQEINQLRDEASKARIILTETPTGYAFAPVDDKDNIINSEQFNKLDKEEQQKYQQSILELQQRLQKLLKKFPAWRKETKRKLQNLNREVAALAVNHSIRELKQKYADHPQVLSYLDDVDTDILKHVRDFIPHREQMVLPFMEPPQEANPFKRYHVNLIISNGDRKSAPVVLEDHPNYANLLGRVEHQAYMGALVTDFTMIKPGALHRANGGYLILDARKVLMQPYAWECLKRVLQSGEIRIESLERSLSLVSASSLEPEPIPLELKLIIYGDPIIYYLLNMYDPEFQDLFKVAADFDDSLNRADSELEYARLLATLARREKLRPLSPQAVARLIEQSARLTGDAEKLSTHLRSVKDLLTEADYWAKFHGHDIIANSDVQQAIEHKIHRLDKMREKIYENIHRGTVMIDTENRVVGQVNGLSVIQLGEFMFGQPSRITATTRLGNGKVVDIEKETELGGPIHSKGVLILSSFIASRYARKTPFSLAASLVFEQSYGHVEGDSASMAELCVILSSLADVPLRQDLAITGSVNQLGQAQPIGGVNEKIEGFFDICKEKGLTGTQGVIIPASNIKYLMLRWDVVHAAKSGQFHIYAVETVNEALEYLTDMETGERNEQGEFPKDSFNAKVQEQLQHFTTLKQQFGKENKS from the coding sequence ATGAAAAAACAAGCGCTGGATGCAAATCAACTCTATAAACCCTGTAATGTCGAAAATTTCCATTTCAAGAGTACCGAAGAGCTAGAAGACGTCGATATTTTTCTGGGTCAGGACCGCGCCATCGACTCGATTCAATTCGGCATCAGAATTGACCAACGCGGCTACAATGTATTCGCCCTGGCGCCGTCCGGCACCGGCAAGCTGACGACCATTCAACACCTGCTCAATCAGGAGGCCAGCGAGCATCCGGCGCCGTCGGACTGGTGTTACGTCAACAACTTCAGCGCCCAGGCCAAGCCCAATGCCATTGAGTTCGCTTCCGGCAAGGGCAAGGAATTTCAAGAGGATATGGAACAGTTGATCGATGAACTCAGCGTCGCGATCCCCGCCGCCTTCGATGGCGATGAATATCGCTCCAGAACCGAGGAAATCGAGGAAGCATACCGCAAACGCGAACTGCAGGAAATCAATCAGCTGCGTGACGAAGCCAGCAAAGCCCGCATCATCCTGACGGAAACCCCGACCGGCTATGCCTTCGCCCCGGTCGACGACAAAGACAACATCATCAATTCGGAACAGTTCAACAAACTGGATAAAGAGGAACAGCAAAAATACCAGCAAAGCATACTCGAGTTGCAGCAGCGTCTGCAGAAATTGTTGAAGAAATTTCCGGCCTGGCGCAAGGAAACCAAACGCAAGCTGCAGAATCTCAACCGGGAAGTCGCTGCGTTAGCGGTCAATCATTCCATCCGGGAACTGAAACAAAAATACGCCGATCACCCTCAGGTGCTCAGCTACCTGGACGACGTCGATACCGATATCCTGAAGCATGTTCGCGATTTCATCCCCCATCGTGAACAAATGGTACTGCCTTTCATGGAACCGCCCCAGGAAGCCAATCCGTTCAAGCGCTATCATGTCAACTTGATCATCTCCAACGGAGATCGCAAATCCGCACCGGTGGTGTTGGAAGACCACCCCAACTACGCCAATCTGCTGGGACGAGTCGAACATCAAGCTTACATGGGGGCGTTGGTCACCGATTTCACGATGATCAAACCCGGCGCGCTGCACCGGGCCAATGGCGGCTATCTTATTCTCGACGCCCGTAAGGTACTGATGCAGCCTTATGCCTGGGAATGTCTGAAAAGGGTCTTGCAATCCGGCGAGATTCGCATTGAGTCATTGGAACGCTCTCTCAGCCTGGTCAGCGCCTCTTCGTTGGAACCGGAACCGATTCCGCTGGAGCTGAAACTGATTATCTACGGCGACCCTATCATTTATTATTTACTCAACATGTATGACCCGGAGTTTCAGGACCTGTTTAAAGTCGCCGCCGACTTCGATGACAGCCTGAACCGCGCAGACAGCGAGCTGGAATACGCCCGTTTGCTGGCGACCCTGGCCAGACGGGAAAAGTTGCGCCCCCTCAGTCCGCAAGCCGTCGCCAGACTCATCGAGCAAAGCGCTCGCCTGACCGGCGATGCGGAAAAACTATCCACTCATCTGCGCAGCGTCAAGGATTTGCTAACCGAAGCCGATTACTGGGCGAAGTTTCATGGTCACGACATCATCGCCAACAGCGATGTGCAACAGGCGATCGAACATAAGATTCACCGCCTCGATAAAATGCGCGAAAAAATCTATGAAAACATCCATCGCGGCACCGTAATGATCGACACCGAAAACCGCGTGGTCGGTCAAGTCAACGGTTTGTCGGTAATACAGCTGGGCGAATTCATGTTCGGACAACCCTCCCGCATCACCGCGACGACCCGCCTAGGCAACGGCAAGGTCGTCGACATCGAGAAGGAAACCGAACTGGGCGGCCCTATTCATTCGAAAGGGGTGCTGATCCTGTCCAGTTTCATCGCTTCCCGATACGCCCGCAAGACCCCGTTCTCGCTCGCCGCCAGTCTGGTGTTCGAACAATCCTACGGTCATGTCGAAGGCGATAGCGCTTCGATGGCGGAGTTATGTGTGATCTTATCGTCACTTGCCGATGTGCCCTTGCGCCAGGACCTGGCCATCACCGGATCGGTCAACCAATTGGGACAGGCCCAACCGATTGGCGGCGTCAATGAAAAAATCGAAGGCTTTTTCGATATCTGCAAGGAAAAAGGCCTGACCGGCACCCAAGGCGTGATTATTCCGGCCAGCAACATCAAATATCTAATGTTGCGCTGGGATGTCGTGCATGCCGCAAAAAGCGGCCAGTTCCATATCTATGCCGTCGAAACCGTCAATGAAGCACTGGAATATCTAACCGACATGGAAACCGGCGAGCGCAATGAGCAAGGCGAATTCCCGAAAGATTCATTCAACGCCAAAGTACAGGAACAACTGCAGCATTTCACCACACTGAAGCAGCAGTTCGGTAAGGAAAATAAATCATGA